Proteins from a single region of Phyllopteryx taeniolatus isolate TA_2022b chromosome 10, UOR_Ptae_1.2, whole genome shotgun sequence:
- the sncb gene encoding beta-synuclein: protein MDVLMKGLSKAKEGVAVAAEKTKEGVAVAAEKTKEGVMFVGNKAKDSVGTVAEKTTGAMENIAAATGLLKKDEFPSDMNPEEYGQEATEGQSEGMLQPEGETYDDTQQESQDYEPEA, encoded by the exons ATGGACGTGTTGATGAAGGGTTTGTCCAAAGCCAAGGAGGGCGTGGCTGTGGCTGCAGAGAAGACCAAGGAAGGAGTTGCCGTGGCAGCTGAGAAGACTAAAGAAGGAGTTATGTTCGTAG GTAACAAGGCCAAAGACAGTGTGGGCACTG tggcTGAGAAGACCACTGGAGCGATGGAGAACATTGCTGCTGCTACTGGCCTTCTGAAGAAGGATGAATTCCCATCTGACATGAAC CCTGAGGAGTACGGGCAGGAGGCCACGGAGGGCCAGTCAGAGGGAATGCTGCAGCCAGAAGGAGAGACATATGATGACACCCAGCAG